The Chlorocebus sabaeus isolate Y175 chromosome 14, mChlSab1.0.hap1, whole genome shotgun sequence genome segment tgaaaccccatctctactaaaaatacaaaaattagctgggcgtggtggtgtgagccagctactcaggaggctgaggcaggagagttgcttgaacctgggaggcagaggttgcagtgagacaagaccgtgccactgcactccagcctggcaacagagcgagactctgtctcagaaaaaaaaaaaaaaaaaaaaaaaagaacgattTGAatgtaaaaggatgaaaaatccTTGACAAAACTGATGAAATTCTGGAATGCTTCTGCAAAAAAAAAGGCACTCTTTACGATCAGGCCTCAGAAGTCATACTTGACAGTAGTGACATGCACTGTCTATAAAAATCTCAAACGTCGAGTCTTCCTTGGTTCATTCTACAAATTAGCACTCTTCCAATTAACAACAAACTTGGTTGgctaaaaagactaaaaattattCCCTTTTTTGAAGAAAATTCCAGTCAGAACATTTCTGGCTTTTACTAGGAAACGTTAGTCCCCACTCTAAATTAGTGTACTGTACATGGCCTATGCCCAGGATCAATTATCCTCGGAAAACCAGGACCTCCCATCATACGTACTTGCTACTAGTACTGCCAAGCACAGGCCTGCTCTGCTACTACAGAGGCTCCTGCCCAAGCCCAGGTCCAACAGGACTGGCAGGAAGATGTAGCCAGGTGGCTCACCATGAGGGTGACATGATGATACCTACCTGAGGAGGATCCATGAGGATTAAGTGCAAGTCAGATTTTCACCTTGATACTAGCGTTTGCAGAAGCATTACTCTTCTTAGTAATAGGTCTAGATCAGgtcatttcttcacttttttttttttttttgagatggtgtctcactctgtcacccaggctggaatgcagtggcatgatctcagctcactgcaacctcccctcccgggttcaagcgattctcctgcctcagcctcctgagtcactgggactacaggtgcccaccaccatgcccgatttttagtagcaatggggtttcaccatgttggccaggctggtctggaactcctgacctcaggtgatctgcccaccttggcctcccaaagtgctgggatgacaattgtgagccaccgcacctggccccactcTTTTGTTGTTCTTGGTCTTAGTCATTCCATGTCAGCTTACATAGCAGCAACAGGAATTCTGTCTCCTATGAGTTGACTGGCCAGGGAAATCTTATATCTCAAGTGGTCAGAATATGAAAATCTAGACGGAGCATATGCACAAATGAATCCTTAGAACACATTAATCAAATCAGAAATGGAAGGCAAGGCCACCCACCGCCGCTTTCCCCacaccccctccccgcccccccagCCAGCAAGAAGCCTGTAGGACCTCAAATCAGAGCGCAACATTGGTGAGAGCCAAGTGAGAAAACTCAAAACACTGGCTACAGAGCTGGAATACCTGCGGCCCATTATTGCTCACTAATCAATGTTGATTGCTCATGAGTCAAGAAAATTTGGTATCTGTCCAAGTGACATGACAGGTATTATGCCAGATACTTTGCTGACATGATATCATTTGAAGTTAGTTATCTTATATACAAGGTAGGTACAATTATTATACCCATTGCTCAGATGGGGAAAACTGAGGATTAGAGGCATTCAGTAGCTCATGCAAGAttacacagctagcaagtggtaAAACCAGGGTTTAAACCTCAGCAGTCTGTTCCCAGAGCATACTGTCAAGTGCTCCCCTAAACTGCCTCCCTCCAACCACCATTTGTGACTCCACAGCCCTCGCTGTCCCTTATATCATACCATGTAACATGTTTGTTACGGCATGCTTACTGCACATTCCTATACACCTTTCTTATTTCAATAGTAATTGTGTTGCTGGGTAGGATAGAGCAGGGGGCCTCATTTATGTATACCAGTTCACAGCAAGGGCAAAAAGTCCACTTTTGGATTTGGAGAAGCATGCTGCCACTTCCAGCTGTCTCTTTAGTTGACAAAGTAGTAAGAGACAATGAactgctttatttcatttaaaatgttgtcTTACAACCAGCACCACCCTCCCAGCTCCAacccccaccaacacacacacacacaaaagtatcaCCAAGCATGCATCTTTATGTATGGCAAGCTACTTACTTCTTTTTCTGGAGACCACGGAGTCCAGAAAACCTTTTGATGGATTAAATAGGAtcatttaaaagataaacttaGGTCTGTACTGGGTGGTTCTGGAGGAGTTTCCCCTTCCCTGGAGCTGCTTACCAGttaatttagaaacaaaataatctCCCAAACTAGTAAACCCCACTGCCCCACCCAAGGGCTTTCATAAAATTATCTTGTTTCAACCACACTTTAGCATGGGAAAATTACTCATATCTCAAAGTATACATGTTACGGTTTTGATATCTGTACGGCTATTTAAGAAGGAATATTTTACCAGACTTCTGGTTGGGGAGATAACTTCAGTCGTAGACATCACACCCTGGCGACAAGTATGCACCGGctcaccactgccaccatctgCCCAAGGCCCTTCCTCTTCATTCTTCAAGCCGAAAGCACAGCTGATACGTTGGGTGACGTTTCTTGATAGCTCTCTAGCCGAGAGATGTGGTTCAGAAGTGTTGTTACTGTAGCTCTGCTCATCTGGGTCTTGTTTCTGGAAACCATACTTAGTTGTCAAACAGTATAATATGACAGAAAGATTTTGATGACTTAAACCAATACATTTCAAAGTTTTAATGGATGAGGTTTCATTTAAGTGATAAGGGCAATGCTTAAGTTATCATGGAGAGAAAAGCATTGTTCAATTGACCATATTTTGTTCTCCTATAATCTTAAAATGTTATGCAATAGGTAACTGCATTAAACATATTATGGCATGGAACAGATTGTATGTTTTACAATGAACAAAGCACTTCTGTTACACAATTAACATGCAAGAAAAAACTAAGGTAGCCACCTGCACATGCCCAAACACTGTGACCATACCACAATCCAATCATCCAGTTTGGCCAGCAGGACAATCCACTCCTGCCATTGCAGAATGTAGCTTCCTAGCAGTCACCTGGCTAGGActaatggagaagaaaaaaatattcaaaggtaCTATGATATACCTGGAGATTTCTGCCCCCAAATTTCTAGGATAATTGTTTCTTTTCCCTCTAGTGTCTCCCTTCTGTTCCTAAACATGATCAAATTTCTACTTAGGAAAGGCCTTCACTTGATCTAACAACTTTTctgcgggtttttttttttttttttttttggcagggggtaGGGGAgtgggggggcgggggtggtTCTTCTTTCCACTTCGAACTACGAGGTTAAATGGACTTGAAGTTTGCCACTTTCTTCTGAATCTGCTTGGATTCCAGATATTTACCAATCACGCACCCTCAGTCTCCTCCAAGTTGATGCCCAGCCCAATTCTCTTTCACCTTTCAAGTGCTAGACATGGTGCCTTCCCCAGTCCTGGCCTTCTTCAGCCTCTCTGTAACCTCTCATACTCCTCACCTTTAGTTTCCTGAGGTTCTCTCCTCCTCAATTTTATGACCCCATCTTGTTCCTCTACCTTCTTGCCACATTCTAATGATGATTCCTTCCTCCTACCAACAGAGTTGCTTAGGGCTCATTTCTAAggccttttctctcttcctattttgtCTCCCCAGATGACTGATTCATTTTCAGCCCATCAATGTTTGCCTCTCCCTGGAACAAGTCCATAAAACCAGCCCACACTTTACTCTGCCTAATGGACACTTCTGAGCTATCCCACTCTGAAAATGGTGGTGACACTATGATACTTCAGTTTACAGGGCCATTTGTGTCTCTCCTGCTGAATGGTTGCAAAACCCCATGAGACTGGTATCACCAGACCATTGCTGAACTCTTCAGCTGGCCTCAGGGAGGGTCTCTCCTAAGAGAGGTCCCTTGGGGAAAAGAAATGCCTCTACCTTCCTGTGTCCTGTCTGATGTGCATTCTACTGTAGGGAAACCACCACAGTGCTTTTAGGAAAGCCCCTTCCTAGGTCCAGCTGTAGAAATCCTATCAAAGATTCAACAGTCAGGAACTAGGTGCCCTGGACAGTGACCATAGGCAAGTATAGATGGTCAGGGACTCAACTCCAAAGCTCATgtagatctgggttcaaatcccagccctgacTTTTCATAGCTGTGTGGCCCTTAactatattttgttttccttctctgtaaaatgagggtcaTAAAAATAGCTCAGAGGATTGTTATAAACATTAACTGGAAAGTATACATATATCACTTGGCACAGTGTCTCGTCCACAGACAAGGCCTAATAAATGGTGGCTACCGTTATTCTAAAATCTTACACCTTTACCTTTGAGTCTTTGGCTCCTCCCAAAAGATCACTGAGAACCTGGATATATTCAGTTGCACCTTTGAGGATATCAACTTTGCTGGGCTTCCTGCTTTGGGGAAGAAACGGCACAAGTGCCTTCAATTTGGCAAAACCACGGTTGAGATTTTTTATCTAGAAAACAAAAAGGCACAGTGACACACAGAGAAGCCAATTTGTACAGACATCTCCCCAAGCTACAGAAGGGGTTTTTTCCCACAGCCTCCTTGTCTGAGGGGCAAATCTAAACAGGCATATGCCCCAAAGAGTCACTGTACCACCAGCAGTGCAGTTCATAGTAAAAGAAGagggaatggcatgaacttggtaCTGTGGGCAGAAGGGCTGCAAGGTGTATTCATGTTCATGCTGACCTCACTCCTCTTCCTTTGAGAGCGTACCCGCTGTATCATAATGCAGAGGCAGTAGAGTGGCGGCTAAAATCTGAGTCAACTACACCCAGTTTCAAAATCCAGGTCTATCATTTACAAGAGTGTGTGGAACACTTCACATCACTAAGCCTTAGTTTGTTCATCTGCAAAGTGGAAAATATCTTAAAGCTTTCTGGGGCGGGGTGTGATTAAGTGATATAATGTACACATAAGATACCTCACCCAaacctggcacataggaagtcCTCAAGAAGTGGTATTGCTGCTGATGAATCAAATGTACAAATACTTGTCAACTCAAGCACTGAGCCATCAGCTCTTCAACCTCTTTCCCCACCGAGTTAATGATATAGAGGCAAGGGTGAGAATCCAGAGAGTTGGTGAGACTTCAAAGGCtcctcatattttatttttctctattctccAGCTTCTAATCCCTGTCTCTGAAGGCCTGTAATTCTGATGGTCACCCCCCTGGGAGACACAGGCCTTGGGAGAACTGACTCCCACTATACCACAAAGTCAATATATTTTGAGTATATCCTACCTGGAGCAAACCAGGCAAGGGACATAATTGGCCAATTCACAGGAGAATACAACAACCAGTCAGtgtataaaaagaatttaataatCAAAGAACTACAAACTAAAACAGAAATTAGATGCCATTTTTCATGTATCAAGGtggtaacatttttgttttatcataCCCTGGATCAGGGATAGCACGAAAAAGAGAACAGTCCTAGACCTGTAAGAAGGGATAAAAATTAGTAAACCTATCTAGAAAGCAATTGGGCAACTTGTATCAAAAGGTATTCAATTGTATATGCCTTAAGTCTCAATTTCACTTAATTTCACTTGCAGCATTTTATTCTAAGGAAATTATCAGACACGCACATAGAGTTACATCGATAGGTATCAGTAAAAAGCTACAAAGAGCAAACATGCCTAATAAGAGACTGAATACATTATGGTCCATTTTTGGACAGACTATGCAGTCAAAAACTATTCTTTGAAAGAATACTTAAGAATATAAGGAAATGCTTTTGATAATGTTAAGTggaaaaaattacacaaacatGTACTGAATGACAATTttgtaaaattgtatatatatatatgaacacacaaaactagaaaaagactGGGTGGATATACACAAAAATGTTCACAGTAGTCATATCTGTGTTGTGAGTGTCGCTTAACCTCTTCAGTCATTTCTGTCTTTTCCAAATGTGTTAATCTTACCATTATAAAGAATAATACAGCTCGTTAGTGTTTTAGTGGATAAAACCAGGACTGATTGCCTGGAGAAGACAATTCCTTCCTAGTGGGAAGGACCACTTAAACTATTAGGTCATAATCTCTCTGTAGGGCCACCAAATCAGATCACAGGGTTCTGGCCATCAGGAGTCTAGTACCGGTAAAAGCAGGAGACTTAGAGAAGTCTCCTACTCTCCTGTCGTCCTTTCTCCGCTTGCCCTCTCCCTGCAAAGCTCCTACTTGATTCACTGGGACATTTCTAAAAGGCCTGGGGTGCTTAGGAACAGCCCCCGGCGGAATTTCTCTCCGCAGTTCCAGGTCTGAACGTGCGCTCTGCTCCCTCTTCCACTCCTCACCCTTCCCTCTCCCGGATTCGCCTCTGCTGCAACCAAACCCGTAGAATGCAAACGCTAGGAAGGAGACCACGTCTCCCAAGTTTGGGGCTGAGTTTCGTTAGAGATAGTAAAATCTACCAGCAGGTGTCGCTCCAACCACGGCCCACAGGACCCTTCCCGTTTGCGAGATTGCTGCGGCTCGACTGGGAAAGTCACTTTATCTTGACAGAGTTGAGTGGGAGTCTTGGGTGCACACTGGGACGTCGTGTTTcgttactttaaaaaagaaaagtcacttcCGTCAGGCCCCCCTTTCTCCTCACCCTCGTGTGTGCTTCGAGGCCGAGatgcagaaagcaagaaaaaggaaCGAAGGGGATCCCTGTGCGCCTCAAGCACCCACCAGAGCCTACGGTGTGAGATGAAAGCTCACCCCCTGAGCGCGAAGCTTTTAAAACACCTGCCCAGGGAGATATTTTTGAAGTTGTCAGGGCccctcctctgtcccctcccgGACCCGGGTCTTGCACAAATCCTGGAGGGTTAGCTGGCGAGGCGACCAACGCAGCGGCCGCCAACGAGCAGCTGCACGGAGGTGCAGAGGAAGGAGGCCACTGCCGTTCTCCCGACAAGCTGGGGGCGCGGGAGGCCTCGGGAGCTCGAAGTCGCATCGAGCGGGGGTGGGCGGTGAGTGGGCCCCCGGGTGTTGACCAAGTGTTTGGTGGTGAAGCAGGGAGTGGGAGGGGGGAGCGAGCGTCGACCCTGGGGACCCCTCACCCGCTCACGCTCCTTGGCGTTGGCCACACGCCGCCGCTCCAGCACCAACTGAAGGTTTTCGGTAGACGAGTAGCCGCCTGAGGGCAGCCGCTTGAGCCGGCAGACAGCGGCCAGCTGGGGCAGCGGCCCGAACTGCTCCCGCAACACGTCTTCTAGCACCTCGGCTTGCGGGGCGCACAGGAGCGCGGGTGGCGCGGCGCGGGGATCTAGGGCGCCGGGCGCCGGGTCCATGGCGAGGTGGAGGCCGCTGAGGCCGGGCTTTCACCGGCGCACCTGGGGCCGCACGAGGCCCgggcgggggcggggtgggggcgggggctggACCACCTGCACTCATTCATCCAGCGTTTTCCAATCCCGGCCTGCTCTCTGGAGGCTGCGTCCAGGCATCGCATTGAACCAGCCGCACAGGTGCGAATCGGCAGCGCTGGAGCGCAGTACCGGCTGCACACTGGAACTGCCGGCAgcgtggtggtggtgtttttctcAATCCATTTGCCACAGTTCCAGTCCCTCAAATTCCCATTTAATCAGTCTAGGTTGGGGCCTGAGCTTCTGGATATGTGTATACGGAAAAATGTGATGGATAGTCACAAAACTTTTTTAAGAATTCGTTTTGAAATAAAAGTTGCGGAGAAAATGGCAAGAAGAGTTTCTAAGAGCTCCTGTATCCCCTTCGCCACGCTCTCTACTTACTAAGTTTTCACGTTTCCTCCATtgccctctttctctctgtgaatattctcattttcattattctttttccattctatttgaactattttcttttttcgcGGGTGGGGGGATACAtcgttttattcattttctcccttttccacACAGACCTTTATTGTCAACACAGCCAAACACAGTTGTTACTTCAGAAGATGTGCTGGAAAATAGCGATCCCGAACTTGTTAAATAGTAGACTACAATTtagtattttagaaataattagcTACATCTTCTCTTTTGACTAGATTACTCATGAGAGTTTGTTTCTCTGGAGGTTATCAATATAACTGGAACATTCTGATCTTGCAACTGGAAATCAGACATGTTTCTGGAAGCCCTCTGTAAAATCCTTCCAagcataaaaatacttttttttttttttttaagtctgagaaaatattttttctccacttttgttttaggttcaggggtatattgcaggtttgttatgtgggtaaattgtgtgtcgcTGAGGTTTGGTGTACGAATGATCCTGTGGCCTAAGTAgtgagcctagtacccaatagataGCCTTCCAACCCACACCCGCCTCTTACCTTCCCCTCAAGcagaccccagtgtctattgttcccatctttgtgtccctgtgtattcaatgtttagctctcacttataaagtGAGAAtgtgcaatgtttggttttctgttcctgtgttagttcccTTATGATAATGGTGTCTAGCTGCATCCATTGagctattcttttttaaaagtttttaagttGCAGACCTGCTATCATATCACCTCTAAATACTCCAGTGGGTATTCCCCCTAAGCAAGGCCTCTCTTCCACACAACCACAACACAACCACTCAAACTAGGAAGTAAGCATCGGTACTATGCTACCATACAATCCAAGGAACCCATCCAAGTACCACCAGCTGTCTCAACAATGTCTTTTTCCCTTCTGGTTGGAATCCAATCCAGGAGtacaagttttatt includes the following:
- the FIGLA gene encoding factor in the germline alpha → MDPAPGALDPRAAPPALLCAPQAEVLEDVLREQFGPLPQLAAVCRLKRLPSGGYSSTENLQLVLERRRVANAKERERIKNLNRGFAKLKALVPFLPQSRKPSKVDILKGATEYIQVLSDLLGGAKDSKKQDPDEQSYSNNTSEPHLSARELSRNVTQRISCAFGLKNEEEGPWADGGSGEPVHTCRQGVMSTTEVISPTRSLDRFPEVELLSHRLPQV